A genomic window from Gossypium hirsutum isolate 1008001.06 chromosome D12, Gossypium_hirsutum_v2.1, whole genome shotgun sequence includes:
- the LOC107929236 gene encoding putative clathrin assembly protein At1g03050 → MAPSKIRRAIGHVKDQTSISLAKVGSSSSVSDLEVAIVKATRHEEYPAEERHIQEILSLTSYSRAHISACVKTLSKRLNKTRNWTVALKTLMLIQRLLSEGDPAYEQEIFFSTRRGTRILNMSDFRDTSQSNSWDFSAFVRTYALYLDERLEYMMEGRYGGRRSMYGYNDEDHEDNEDPSVVRSIPIAELKNEHLFSKLLHLQQLLDRFLGCRPIGSAKGNRVVIVALHAIVKESFQIYYDITEILGVLIDRFMELDISDSIKIYNIFCRERKQFDDLENFYSWCKSIGIARSYDYPEIEKITQKKLDLIDEFIRDKSALEQGKKVSDESGFVKETDSCEEEEDMNAVKSLPEPEPVEKEEPEPEKEEEVDNSKALVVEPKGDLLDLAEDAMSSQDYGDKLALALFDGYAPAAVGTPSSGPGWEAFMDDADWESALVQSASNLTKQRATLGGGFDILLLDSMYQQGNTMAAMASSGYAASGSTSSFAFGSSGRPAMLALPAPPSSKNIGNTVVDPFSASLTVEPPSYVQMSDIEKKQRFLVEEQAMWDQYRRDGLRGYSSMSKVHSYPYSPGYTPWHGY, encoded by the exons ATGGCCCCAAGCAAGATCAGAAGAGCCATCGGACATGTGAAAGACCAAACCAGCATAAGCCTGGCCAAAGTGGGCAGCAGCAGCTCAGTTTCCGACCTCGAAGTGGCCATTGTCAAGGCAACAAGGCACGAAGAATACCCAGCAGAGGAAAGACACATTCAAGAAATCCTGAGTTTAACCTCCTACTCGCGTGCCCACATCAGCGCCTGTGTCAAAACCCTCTCCAAACGCCTCAACAAGACCCGCAACTGGACCGTCGCCCTCAAAACCCTCATGCTTATCCAACGCCTCCTCTCCGAAGGCGATCCTGCCTATGAACAAGAGATTTTCTTCTCCACTCGCCGCGGGACTCGCATCCTCAACATGTCGGATTTCCGCGATACTTCCCAATCCAATTCCTGGGATTTCTCTGCCTTCGTGCGTACTTACGCGTTGTACCTGGATGAAAGACTTGAATACATGATGGAAGGCAGGTATGGTGGAAGACGAAGCATGTATGGTTACAATGATGAAGATCATGAAGATAACGAGGACCCCTCCGTTGTCCGATCCATACCTATTGCTGAGTTGAAGAACGAGCATTTGTTTTCAAAGTTGTTGCATTTGCAACAGCTTCTCGACCGCTTCTTAGGCTGTCGTCCAATAG GTTCAGCAAAGGGCAACAGGGTGGTCATCGTGGCTCTTCACGCAATAGTTAAAGAAAGTTTCCAAATATATTATGACATAACGGAAATATTAGGGGTTTTAATCGATCGTTTCATGGAGCTTGATATCTCTGATTCCATAAAAATCTACAATATATTCTGCCGCGAAAGAAAACAGTTCGATGACCTCGAAAATTTCTACTCATGGTGCAAGAGCATCGGCATTGCACGATCTTATGATTATCCCGAAATCGAGAAAATCACCCAGAAAAAGCTCGACCTTATCGATGAATTTATCCGCGATAAATCTGCATTGGAACAAGGGAAGAAAGTTAGCGATGAATCGGGATTCGTTAAAGAAACAGACTcatgtgaagaagaagaagatatgaACGCCGTTAAATCGTTGCCAGAACCCGAGCCTGTTGAAAAGGAAGAACCAGAAcctgagaaagaagaggaagtaGATAATTCGAAAGCTTTAGTTGTTGAACCAAAGGGTGATCTATTGGACCTCGCAGAGGACGCAATGTCCAGTCAAGATTACGGAGACAAATTGGCGTTGGCGTTGTTTGATGGTTATGCACCAGCCGCCGTTGGTACTCCGTCATCGGGTCCAGGATGGGAAGCTTTCATGGATGATGCTGATTGGGAATCAGCTTTGGTTCAATCAGCGAGCAACTTAACCAAACAAAGAGCGACACTCGGTGGTGGGTTCGACATATTATTGCTTGACAGCATGTACCAACAGGGCAACACCATGGCGGCCATGGCTTCATCGGGTTATGCCGCCAGTGGAAGTACTAGCAGCTTTGCGTTTGGTTCATCAGGAAGACCGGCGATGCTTGCCTTACCGGCACCACCGTCATCTAAAAACATAGGAAACACCGTCGTTGATCCGTTCTCGGCGTCTCTGACGGTGGAGCCGCCTTCGTATGTGCAAATGTCAGACATAGAGAAGAAGCAGAGGTTTTTGGTGGAGGAGCAAGCGATGTGGGATCAATACAGGAGGGATGGATTGCGAGGGTATAGTTCGATGTCGAAAGTACACAGTTACCCTTACAGCCCAGGGTACACGCCATGGCATGGTTATTGA